One stretch of Arachis hypogaea cultivar Tifrunner chromosome 20, arahy.Tifrunner.gnm2.J5K5, whole genome shotgun sequence DNA includes these proteins:
- the LOC140183121 gene encoding uncharacterized protein, which yields MTTALDMVNKINPEKEAWNLKVRVIRLWTVPTFTGQLVPNSMEMILVDESGCKIQAIVRKTMIYKFKQLLSEGRVYVMKLFSVVPNQGSYRATKHQFKLIFQFRTTVRDAICDFIPKSALTISPFTELLETKEDSDFLVVLFLCDL from the exons ATGACAACTGCCTTGGATATGGTTAATAAGATTAATCCTGAGAAAGAGGCATGGAACCTCAAAGTTAGGGTGATTAGGCTTTGGACTGTTCCTACTTTCACTGGTCAGCTTGTCCCAAACTCCATGGAAATGATTTTGGTTGATGAATCT GGGTGCAAGATACAAGCTATTGTTCGGAAGACTATGATTTACAAGTTCAAACAACTTCTCTCCGAGGGTCGAGTATATGTAATGAAGCTCTTCTCTGTTGTGCCAAACCAAGGATCTTATAGGGCCACTAAGCATCAGTTTAAGTTGATTTTCCAGTTCAGGACCACTGTTAGGGATGCTATCTGCGATTTTATTCCAAAATCTGCTCTTACAATCTCTCCATTCACTGAACTTTTGGAAACCAAAGAGGATTCCGATTTCTTAGTTG TCTTGTTTCTTTGTGATTTGTAG